A stretch of DNA from Gymnodinialimonas sp. 57CJ19:
GAACCTACAACTTGATGCAGCCTGAAATCTCAGGCCAACTCAAAACGCGTAAGGTACACACCCTCGAAGCCCTTCGCCCCGATATCATATCTGCGGGCAACATCGGCTGTATGATGCAGATCGGTGGCGCGACTGACGTGCCCATCGTCCACACGGTAGAGCTGCTCGATTGGGCCACAGGCGGCCCGCGCCCGCCCGCGTTGGATCGCAACCGTGACACGCCCGCCGTGCCCCTGCTGCGCTAGGCTCCCCCTCAATCCACGCTCGCAAACCCAACGCCTCGCTCCCTCCTTCATCTTGGCAAATACAACTCAATCCCACACCCGCCCCAAACGCCGCCCTCTCGGAGGGCTCCCTCCCGCGCCCCCTAGTTGATCCCCACTCTGGCCATATTCTCGCCGCGCTTGCCCACTACGCCCTACCGAAACGGTTAAGGAGCCACCGATGGGTTGGTCATTTTTCGCAGGGGTAGCCTGTGCATTCGGTGTCATTCTCGGCGCCAGCTTCCCTGCTCTCGCGCAGGGGTTGCCGCAGGTGCAACTGATCGAGGGGCACGGTGGCCTTCGGGCCCTTAACAGTGGGACCGAGGCGCAGGTCTGGCGGGGCGTTGGGCGGCTCGATACCGGCGCTTCCTTTTGCACCGCCACGCTCATCCGTGAAAATCTGGTGCTGACCGCGGCCCATTGCGTGTTTCACCCGCAGACGGCCCGCGCTTTTGATGCCTCTGATCTGACCTTTCTGGCCGGGCTCCGCAATGGCCATGCCGAGGCGGTCCGCAACGTGCGCCGGATCATTGTCCTGCCCGGATACCACCCGGAACAAGGGCCGGACTTCGATATGATTGGTCGTGATCTGGCACTTTTGGAGCTGTCGATGCCGATCTCGATGACATCTATCGTGCCGATTTCCACGGCCCGTACGCCTTGGCGTGAGGGGCGCGTCACGGTGGTGTCTTATGGCCGCGAGCGTGAAGGTTATGCCTCGATCGAAGAGGGGTGCGAAATCCTTCAGCGGCAGGACTCGGTACGGGCAATGAATTGTCAGGTGGTGTCGGGGGCCTCGGGCTCTCCGGTGGTGCGGGTCAATCAGGGTCGCGCAGAAGTGGTCGCCGTCATCTCCGCCAGCGCACAATCGAGCGAAGGCGATATCTCCCTTGCTGTCATGCTCGAAGATCATTTGGCCACGCTGATGTCGCAATATCAGGCCAGCGCTTCGACACCTGTGGGGGTGACCACGTTGGGGGGCACGCCGTCGTTCATCGTGAACGGCGCAAACGCACGCAGCGGTATTGGGGCGCGGTTCATTCGCCCCTGATCAAGGGTCTTGAAACCGGCATTCCCCCTTCCCAGATCAATGGGGTCGGTGCCGCCTAGCGGGCCGATACGAAAGCAACCGGGTGCGTGCCTGACAACAGGGCGGCCCAAATTACTTGTTATCGCTCAATGGAGGATGACCCATGCGAACCTATGATTTTTCCCCTCTCTACCGTGCCACCGTCGGCTTTGACCGTGTGGCAGATATGCTGGACCGCGTGCTGACCCAGGACGCCAGCCAGTCCACTTACCCCCCTTATAATATCGAGAAGCTGGACGAGCATTCGTACCGGATTTCCGTGGCTGTTGCCGGTTTCTCTGACGCTGATCTCAGTGTCGAGCAGCGCGAACATCAGCTGGTGATCGCGGCCAAGCGTGAAACGACGGACGAAAAGCAGACTTATCTGCATCGTGGCATCGCCACCCGTGCGTTCGAGAAGCGTTTCCAATTGGCCGACCATGTCCGTGTGACGGGTGCCGTGGCCGAACATGGCATGCTTCACATTGATTTGGTGCGTGAAGTGCCAGAGGCGCTGAAACCGCGCCGGATCGAGATTGGCGGATCAACAACTGCCAAAGCGATCGAGGCTGATACCGCCAGCGCCTAAATCGCTGACACATTGACCTTTGTGACGGGCGGCCCCAGCGGGCCGCCCGTTTTACTATCCAGTTCTAAGATTGCGAGGGCGGGCGCCATGCCGCTCGATCCGCCGCGTCGGTGTCATCTCGGCTGCGTGCTCCAACATGCGCCGAGCCGCGGCTGTTTGTTTCGGCAGGCTTCGCGAAGTCGCAAGGAGGCTTTCAACCCAGCACCCGGCGACCTGAATGATTGAGTGCCGTTCCATTACCACGTTCAGGTATTCTTCCCGCTTCTTGCCCCGCATCCGGCGGATGCCGTTGCGGCCAATCAGGTTCACAGCGGGAACCAAAACTTCGTCCCCGTGTTGGCCTATACTTCGCAAAACCCGAAGTTGGCCGGATACCATAATATCTTGTTTTGGCTGATTGACCCCC
This window harbors:
- a CDS encoding trypsin-like serine protease gives rise to the protein MGWSFFAGVACAFGVILGASFPALAQGLPQVQLIEGHGGLRALNSGTEAQVWRGVGRLDTGASFCTATLIRENLVLTAAHCVFHPQTARAFDASDLTFLAGLRNGHAEAVRNVRRIIVLPGYHPEQGPDFDMIGRDLALLELSMPISMTSIVPISTARTPWREGRVTVVSYGREREGYASIEEGCEILQRQDSVRAMNCQVVSGASGSPVVRVNQGRAEVVAVISASAQSSEGDISLAVMLEDHLATLMSQYQASASTPVGVTTLGGTPSFIVNGANARSGIGARFIRP
- a CDS encoding Hsp20 family protein: MRTYDFSPLYRATVGFDRVADMLDRVLTQDASQSTYPPYNIEKLDEHSYRISVAVAGFSDADLSVEQREHQLVIAAKRETTDEKQTYLHRGIATRAFEKRFQLADHVRVTGAVAEHGMLHIDLVREVPEALKPRRIEIGGSTTAKAIEADTASA